The genome window CAGCAACGTATGCGGAGGCAGACGACGTTCGTGCAACACCTTTGCCAGCTTGCGGGCGAAATGGAAGGCGGCGTCATATTCCGGCGGCTCATCATCGCCACAGCATACCGAGATCGCCACCGAGGGGATGTTAAAAATCGCTCCCTCCATCGCCGCCGACACTGTGCCCGAATAGGTCACATCCCAGCCCAGATTGGCGCCCTGATTGATGCCCGAGAACACCAGGTCACATCGTCCGTTCATGACCACTGTGACGCCCAGAGTCACGCAATCGGAAGGCGTGCCGTTGGTGGAATAGCCCAGCGAACCGTCGCCCATGCGTACAGTGTGCAGCCGAAGCGGCTTGTGCAGGGTAATAGAGTGTCCGGAACCGCTACGCGGGCGTTCGGGGGCGACCACAAACACCTCACCCAGCGGTTCCAGAGCGCGCTTGAGCATCAGCAGGCCTTCCGCTAAGATACCGTCGTCGTTGGTTACCAGTATGCGCATAGCGGTCATATCTTAGCACAAAGCGCAAGGGCTTGCAAAGGGCTAGCTCTCCTCGACAGGAATGACCTGTGCGCTCAACCAGGCGTATGCCTTGATGGTTCCACCGGTGTGTGGTGTACCCTCCACATCCTCTTCCAGGGCAACCACGTCCACGCTGCCCCCATAGGTATCCACCAGCATCGCCAGGAAGTTCTTGCCGGTGTGAGGATTTTGTAGCCGGTGCAGTTCCACGATGCGGCCGGTCAGCAAGGCATAATTCCCCGCCACGTTGTCGCTGGCGCCCTCGTTGATAGGCAACATCGCCTGCGGTGCGAGGCGCAGGGTGACCAGTTCGCCCGTCTCTTCGTCCTCGGTCTCCGTGAGGATGCTGTGGTCGGACTGCAGGTAGCTCTGCTCGTCGTCAAAGCACCATGCTTCCTGCGCAAAGGCGGCGATCTGCAGGGTGACCATGCGCGGCAGTATCTTCCATGCGTGCAGATGGGTGGAGAAGTCACGCAGATCGACGCTGAAGGGATAATAGCCCGTCTCGGGGTCTTCCACGCTCAGAGGACTGCTCCAGCCGTACAACGCACCGGTGAGTTGTTCCTCGTCGTAGGGCACCATCTCCACCACCGCCGCCTGCATACGCCCTGCGCCGTTGTAGTGGGGTTCCAGGTCCACCACTTCCATGGGCGCAGGCTCAGCACCGGGCTCGGCTTTTCCGCCTTTCATCGCCAGCCATATTTGTGCTCCGTTGGGCGCCTGCCACACAAAGTACGCGCCGTTCTCCACCTCATAGCCTTCGCTCTCCGTGAGGATGGTGTGAAGGGCGTTCACCAGGGATTGCGCCTCGTCGTAACCGAGGCATCGTGCGTGGGTTATCATGATGTATCAGGCTCCTTTCACCCGCCGGGCATCTGTCACATCCTTTGTCAGGAGGGCAAGACGCACTGGGGGATTTTCTTTTGTGCATATGACAGAAGTTCATTCGTAGCGAGCCCGTTCGATTCCTGCACGCAGGGACGCGGCAGGATGATTTTTGGCACGGAGAAAGCAGGGAAAACCTGAGGGTGTTCGAGAATTGTTGAAAAGTTGGTTGTAGCGCAAGGAGAGAGGCGTTCTTGCTATCCCTGCCTTACCTCACCCCCGTCCCCTCTCCTGCGAGGAGAGGGGCGTTCCCTCTTCCCTTGCAGGGAAGGGGGCAAGGGGGTTAGGTTATCTATCCATTCAACCAGCAATTTCGAACACCCTCGGAAAACCTTGACTTTTTTTTTCGATGGGGTAGAATGTAGGTGCAATCTAGCCTAAGGAGGGTTACAATCATGGTAAGAACAGTGTTTTGGCTTGTGGTATCACTAGTTTTGCTGTTTTTTACGGAAGCCCGCGCGCAGTACCAGGGCTATCTTCCCGTTCAGACTGGAGGATGTGAGCAGACACCAGTCACTTTCCGAAGCAATACATGGGGAGAGTACATAATATGGCAACGCGACATGGACACATGGTTGGTAGGTTACCCGCCGTATCAGCGTGAAATGCAAGTAGTGGACACTACATGCTATCTGGGGTATCGGTTGCGCGAGTCAAGGCCGTACTGGTGGGTAAACCGCTACGAGATCACTCTTGCCGCGTTAAACAATGATGGTACGTACCGATGGCGGTTCGATGGCAGAGCGAGGTCGGTGAATGCGCGCAGTCGGTATGAAGACCATTTCTTCCTGGTGAACCAGCGAGATAGCCTTGACATCTATAGGGACCCTGATCTTGGCGTCACGCAAGTGGTTTATGTCGATCCATAAGGTGGAACAGGAGGGAGGCACGATGTTTTCCGTCTTTTGCAAGCTATTGACAGCAGTTGCCATCATGTTGGCAACGGTTGCGAACGGGTGGGCACAAAACCGGGATGCGTCCTCAGATGATTCTTGGCAATCGCCTCCCCGTTTCACAGAGGCTCTCGACAAAATTGCCAGACAGCAGCGATTGAACGTGATCGCTCAGTATTTTACTCTCGTCGATACAGAGATCAGTTCACGGCGCACAGCCCTGCGAATGGTGCAAACCGTCGACGAGGTCGCAAGGATGTACGGATGCAATTTGTCCAGGGTGGGTAGTATTCTCGTCTTGTATACCCCTGTGGACCTCTATCCCGACCGGTATTTCGAGGAGACGCGGGTGTTAAACGTCTTTGGCGATCTCGCCTGGAAAGACGGGGTTCTTGAGTTCAGAACCAAGAAGGGCGAAGATGGCACCGTGAAGCTAACGATCTCGGCATCTGACATTCCTTTAAAACGTTTGTGCCAGCAATTCGAAGCGCAGACCGGCTGGAAAGTGGTTCTGGGCACCGAAGTGCAAGACACCCGCATCTTTGCACGGCTGCAGTCGGTTTCACCGGGCGAACTTGTAGAGGCAATCTCGGTATTACTGGGCGCGCAGGTCGAGGTCAAAATGACCTTAAGCGAAGAAGCGAGAGACAAACACAGGCGCATGATAGAACAGTCCGCACAAAGCGACTTGTTCGCTAGGGATAAAAAGTCAGATGAGCTTCTGCCGGAGTTGCTGGCGTTGCTCACGCCAGAGGAGATGGAGCGGTTCAAACGAGGAGAGATGGTGGATATTCCCTTATCCCGCTTACCTACAGAGGTACAGGACAAGGCACTACACTATGTGAACTTCGTTATCGATAGGTCCTCCCTCACACCAGAAGAGTCGCTTTTCCGCTATCGCGATAGGTTGCGCGAGTTGGAGGTTATCTTACATCTCCCGAGTGTCATCGAAGGTAGATGGTTCGCTCCGAATATCGGTATTACTGTGAGAGACCCAGAAGGGGTTTTGAATCACTTCTAAGGTGGACGGTGGTGCGTTGCGCCCTTTCTGGACACGAACCGATTGCCCGTCACGTAAAACCGCCACGGCTTCTCTGCCCACAGGCGGATGCCGATGCGCGTGGTCTGAGTCACCTGTTCAGGAGGAACCGCCTCGCCCTGTACAACGAGTAGCCTGCCCTCATAAAGCGGGCAAAAGTTTTGTGCCAGCGCGATGCCCATTGCCTGAGTCAGCCTGCCCGGTCCGGAGGTGAGCAGGCGAGTGTCGGCGACACCACGCCGCTGTCGCATCAGATCGATACCCTCCACCGGCTCTACCGCCCGGATGAGCACCGCTTCGCCGACACCTTCCGGCGCGGTGACCGCGTTGAGACAGTAGTGAGTATGTACCTGATAGACGTAAGCGATGCCCGGCGGTCCGAACATAGCAGCGTTGCGCAGGGTCTTGCCACGCGAGGCGTGGTTCGCGGGGTCGCCTGTCAGATACGCCTCCGTCTCCACAATGACGCCTGCGGTGACGCCCTCGTCCGTTTCGTGTATCAGAATGTGTCCCAGTAAAGCGCGGGCGACCTCCAGCGTGGGCTGCAGATAAAACTCTGGGGGAAGCGGCGCACGAGCCAAACAATCTGTAGCCATGACCAACCACTGCTCCGGCTTGACGTGATGCTGTTCGCACTCTATAATACCATACCGGATACCGTTTCAGGCAGGCAAGAGGATGGAGAAGATACCCCGATACATTCTCTGGAGCAAGGACGAGATAGACCTGACGGACGATTGGCAGAGACGCTGGTACATCCGTCAGGTGCTGATGTACGGCCGTGCCGAGGATGTTGCCAGATTGGATTGGGATGAGATAGAGCGGCTGCTGCCGGAGCTCCACCTGCCTCCTACCCTACACCTGTTGTGGGAGAATTATTTCCATGCTCGTCAAAAAGCCGGAACCACACGGCATCCTGAACAAGACCCAGATGGAGTTTCTGACCCGATTTAACCAGTTGCCAGACTCATCCGCTTTCTATTTGACGGGTGGGACGGCATTGGCGGAGTTCTATCTGGGTCATCGTTTGTCCTATGACCTAGACCTTTTCACCACCGTAGCCGGTCTCATACGTCCCTTTTGCCTGTTCATGGAAAGCGCAATGGAACAGCAGGGCTTTTCGCTACGAGCCGTACGTCGCATGGAAAGCTTTACAGAGTACGAGGTCGCGCTTGGACACGACACCCTTCGCATTCATCTGGCGTACGACAGCCCTTTTCGCTTCGCAGAGCCTGCTCCAACCCCCTTCGGGCTGGTCAACGACTTTCAGGACATCGTGGTAGACAAGCTGCTGGCTTTCTTCGGGAGGGCAGAACCGCGTGACGCTGTAGACCTATACTTCATCCTGCAGGATGTGGATTTTTGGGAGTTAGCGGACATGGCTAGCCAAAAAGACACCGGCTTCGATCTGTACTGGATGGCGAGTGCACTGATGAAAGTAACCACCTTTCCCGACGAGGCAGAACGCTGGCCCGTGCAGATGCTTCGTCCGTTCGAGCCAACCGCCCTGAAAAGAGAGTTCACCGAGTTCTCTCAGCAGATTCTCTCACGAATCCGTCGGTAACCCCAGCGCCTGTGCAGCACGCAAAAGAGCCTCCCTCACCGCAGGCGTCCACTTTTCCCGTTGCAGGGAGCCATCCTCCCCAGCGCGACGGAATGCGTCTAAGTCTTCCACCCCTATCCGTTCTTGTAGCGCACGCACCGCACGTCCTGTCATACCCGGCAGCTTCAGCAGTTGCTGAACGCCCGCGGGAACCTGCTCCCGCACGCGCTGCAGGGCAGGAAACGTGCCTTCTGCCAGATACTGGCGCACCTTCTTCTCCACCGCCTCGCCGATATGCGGCAGGTCACGCAGGGCGTTTCGCGCAACGAGGTCTTCTACCGGCTCGCTCAGCCCTTCCAGAGTATCGGCGGCAAGGCGGTAGGCACGCACCTTGAAGGCGTTTTCGCCCTGCCACTCCAGCGCGTTCGCCAGAAATCGGAACACCTCCGCCAGCTCGTGGTTGCGTTGCATCTACGACGCCTCCTCGCGCTCTTTGCTCAGGGATTCGTAGCGCGCCTGTGCTTCCACGCGCACCGCGCCGCTGCTGGTGCTGGCTTCCGCAATCACCTTTTGCAGGTCCAGCGACTCGGGGGGCGGAAACTCGGCGAGGAAAGCATTCATCTCGCGCTCGATGGCAAACGGCGCGTGCACCTGCAGGCTTACCGGTGAACTGATGTTGTACTGCAGGATGAGGTCGTTCACCCGGCGCATCAGGCGCAGCAGGCTTTGCAAGATGTTCGCATACCAGTCGGGAAAGACAGGTTTTTCACGACGCAGCGGATACTCCATCGCCACACGCTTGCGCAGGATGGCAATGGCTTCCCGAGCCATCATAATTTCGCGGTCGGTCTGCGCCCATTCGGGCAGGATTTGCGCGTTATGCAGGATAGTAGCCGCGACGCGCAGATGGGGAGGCACGAGCCACTGCGGGTCTATCTCCAGAGGTTGTCCCTTGCCGGGCAGGTCATCGAACTTACCCTCTTCCATCGCCTCGGCGATTTTGCGCTCGGCGATAATCTCGAAAGCGCGACTGATGTCGTAGTCAGGCATCGTACTTCCTCGCCTATACCAGTTCCCACTCCCTGAGCACCTGCACCTCCGGGGGCAATTGCCAGAGCCACTCTATCCTCAGCCAGAAGCCTCCCAGCACGGTGCTGTGATACACTCCCTGCTTCCCCTTCATCTGCAGCGCATATTTGCCATCCTCACCCAGCACGTAGAACTCCGCAAACCGCTTCTCGGGGTCTATCAGCCAGTATTCGCGCACGCCACCCTGCTCGTACTCGCCGAACTTCTGCATGCGGTCGCGCTGCTCGCTTTCCGCACTGACGATTTCCACCACCAGGTCTGCCGCCCCATCCAGATAGGTACGACGCAGCAGGTGCCGCCGAGCGTTGCTCACGAAAAGAATATCGGGGGAGCGACCGGGAAGGTCAACTCCCGTTTTCATCTGAAACGGCTCATAGCGCACTACACCCAGTTGTCGGTTGCTCACATACAGCTTGAGTATAGTAATCAGAAAGCTTCCCACCTCCTGATGCTCAGAAGAGACAGGGCTCATCAGTTGTACCTCACCGTCTACCCACTCTGCCCACGTGTCTTCGTCCAGCCACTCTAAGAACTGCTCGTAGCTGATTCTGCCCGCAGGCAGAGGTCGTACAGGTTGTAGCAATGTTTGCTGTGCCACCGGGCATCACCTCTCTCCAGATAGCCAACCCCATTCTTGTAGCACCTGCACCTCCGGGGGCAATCGCCAGAGCCACTCTATCCTCAGCCAGAAGCCTTCCAGCACGGTGCTGTGATACACTCCCTGTTCTCCCTTCATCTGCAGCGCATATTTGCCATCCTCACCCAGCACGTAGAACTCCGCAAACCGCTTCTCGGGGTCTATCAGCCAGTATTCGCGCACGCCACCCTGCTCATACTCGCCGAACTTCTGCACGCGGTCGCGCTGCTCGCTTTCCGCACTGACGATTTCCACCACCAGGTCTGCCGCCCCATCCAGATAGGTACGACGCAGCAGGTGCCGCCGAGCGTTGCTTACAAAGAAGATGTCAGGGGAACGACCTGGCAGGTCTGCGCTCGTCTTCATCTGGAACGGTTCTGTGCACAGGATGCCCACCTGCCTGGCGGAGATAAAAAACTGCAGTATGGATGTCAGAAAGACAAAAGTCTTACTGTGTTCCAGAGATATTGGGCTCATCAGTTGTACCTCGCCGTCCACCCACTCCGCCCACGTGTCTTCGTCCAGCCACTCTAAGAACTGCTCGTAGCTGATTTTGCCCGCAGGCAGAGGGCGCACAGGTTGGGTCAGCACTTGCTGCGCCATGGCTCATCACCTCGCCTTCATTATAGCACAAAGAGGGATACCCTGTACGGGGGTATCCCTCTCGGAGCGGGTCAGCAGTTGCGTCAAGCGGCGCGCTTCAGCGTGTGTGCAGAGTCATCTTCCTCCAGCTGGAACTGCTGAACGAGTTGCTGCAGCTGCATCGCCATGGCGCTCAATTCTTGCGAAGCAGCGGTCACCTGTTGTGCCGATGCGCTGATTTCCTGAGCGCTGGCTGCTGCCTCCTCGCTCACAGACGCCACCGTTGCGATCGTCTCCGCCACCTGCTGGGCATGTGTGCTCATTGTTTGCACAGCATCGGCGTTCTCTTCAGCGGCAATGCGCACCGAGGAGACCGAGGCGAGCACCTGCTGCACACTGGCAGACATCTGCTGGGCAATAGCAGTGACTCCCTGCACCTCACTGGCCACCGTCTGCGCCGCCTGCACAATCTGCGCCAGATCTTCGTTGGCTTGAGTGCTGCGCGAGAAGCCCTTCTCAACCTCTTCGCTGGTCTTCTCCATCGCCTGCACCGCCTGTTCCACGCCGTGGCGCACGTTGGCGATGAGCTCACTAATCTCCTTGGTAGAGGTAGCTGCCTGCTCAGCCAGCTTGCGCACCTCATCGGCAACCACCGCAAAGCCCCGACCGTGTTCACCCGCACGCGCCGCTTCAATGGCTGCATTGAGCGCGAGCAGGTTGGTTTGCTCGGCTATCTGCTCGATGGTTTCCACAATCGCGCCGATTTGCTGACCGAGCTGGTCAAGCTCCTTCACCCGCTGAGCAGATACCAGCGTCTGGTCCTGGATGCGGCTCATGGTCTGGATAGTCTCTTGAACCGCCTGACCACCAGTCTGGGCGATTGCCGCCGCCTGCTGCGCGGAGGAGGACATCTGCTGTGCACTGCGCGCGACCTCTTCCACCGCTTGCGCAGCCTGCTTCATGCCCTCTTCGGCTTCGCTGGCAGATTGCTTCTGCACCTCGCTGCTGGCTTTCACCTGCTGGATAGCGGCTTCCAGTTCGTCGACAGCCCCTGCAGCTTCCGACGCCGTTCGGGCAAGCTGTTCGCTACCCTTCGCCACATCCTGTGTGCCGCGACTGCTTTGCTCAGTGGCTGCGCTCAGTTGCTGGCTGGTGGAAGCGAGTGCGGCAGAGGTTTCGGCAAGCCGGCTTGTCGCTTCTCGCAGGCTGGCAACCATTGCACTGAACGCCTGCCCCAGTTCGTCACGCTCCGAGCGAGGTGTGACCTTTACCGTCAGGTCACCCTGCGCCATGCGTCGAGCGGTTTGAGCCATCTCCTGCATGTACGCCAGCATCTTGCGGAAGGCATCTGCCAGTATGCCGGTTTCATCCGCACCGCGGTGCTCTACCTGCTGATTCAGGTTGCCCTCTGCGATAGCGGTGGCTACCTGCACCATCTGGTTCAAGGGCTTCGCCACAGAACGCCCAAACCGCAGGAGGATAGCGGTAGTAGCCGCAGCGACCATCAAGCCGACGATGAGGAACGTCCACAGCATCTGCCGTCTACCAGCTTGCAACCGCTGGAAGGCAGCGCCGAAGTCATCCTCATACGCTGATACTCCGATCACCCAGTCCCACGGGGCGTAGTAGGTAATCTGCGCCACCTTCATGCGCGGTTTTGCCTCACCCTGGTTCTTCCAGGGATAGCGCATCTTGAAGCTTTCGCCGGGCTTCAGCTCCAGCGCGCGGTTCACCATCTCCTGAATAAAGAAGCGTCCGTTCGAATCCTTCGCTTCCCAGATGTTCTCGCCGTCGCGCTTTCCGTCTTTGGAGATAATGTAGTGACCGCGCTGGTCACCCTTGCCTCCGATAACGAAGATGTAGCCGTCCTTTCCCACACGGACGCCCATGATCGCTTTGCGCACGGCATCTACGCTCTCCGTCTTGACGCCTGTGTAGAGCATTCCGATGATGCGCCCTGAAGCGTCGCGGAGGGGTTCGTAGGCAGCAACGTACCAGGAGTCCACCACGAAAGCCACTCCGCGGTAGGTCTCCCCACGCAGCACGGTGGATACCACGGGGTTCGGTGTGCCATCAGGATTTGTTGCCGGAATGTAGGTACCCACTGCCCTCTTTCCGTTCTTGCCGATGACGTTGGTGGCGACTCGCAGCATGTCCCCCTGTGCGTTCATGCGCTGGAAGATGGTACAGGTGCCTCCCACCAACGACTTCACCCTGTCCACCACCGGCACCGTAGCGCCGG of Armatimonadota bacterium contains these proteins:
- the surE gene encoding 5'-nucleotidase SurE, yielding MTAMRILVTNDDGILAEGLLMLKRALEPLGEVFVVAPERPRSGSGHSITLHKPLRLHTVRMGDGSLGYSTNGTPSDCVTLGVTVVMNGRCDLVFSGINQGANLGWDVTYSGTVSAAMEGAIFNIPSVAISVCCGDDEPPEYDAAFHFARKLAKVLHERRLPPHTLLNVNVPNCVMEQVKGVAVTRQGTRQYVDRVEARVDPWGRKYYWLTGSLANEEVPPDSDVAAIRAGKISVTPIHLDLTAEALLQELREWPLE
- a CDS encoding putative 3-methyladenine DNA glycosylase, with translation MATDCLARAPLPPEFYLQPTLEVARALLGHILIHETDEGVTAGVIVETEAYLTGDPANHASRGKTLRNAAMFGPPGIAYVYQVHTHYCLNAVTAPEGVGEAVLIRAVEPVEGIDLMRQRRGVADTRLLTSGPGRLTQAMGIALAQNFCPLYEGRLLVVQGEAVPPEQVTQTTRIGIRLWAEKPWRFYVTGNRFVSRKGATHHRPP
- a CDS encoding restriction endonuclease; the encoded protein is MAQQTLLQPVRPLPAGRISYEQFLEWLDEDTWAEWVDGEVQLMSPVSSEHQEVGSFLITILKLYVSNRQLGVVRYEPFQMKTGVDLPGRSPDILFVSNARRHLLRRTYLDGAADLVVEIVSAESEQRDRMQKFGEYEQGGVREYWLIDPEKRFAEFYVLGEDGKYALQMKGKQGVYHSTVLGGFWLRIEWLWQLPPEVQVLREWELV
- a CDS encoding restriction endonuclease — protein: MAQQVLTQPVRPLPAGKISYEQFLEWLDEDTWAEWVDGEVQLMSPISLEHSKTFVFLTSILQFFISARQVGILCTEPFQMKTSADLPGRSPDIFFVSNARRHLLRRTYLDGAADLVVEIVSAESEQRDRVQKFGEYEQGGVREYWLIDPEKRFAEFYVLGEDGKYALQMKGEQGVYHSTVLEGFWLRIEWLWRLPPEVQVLQEWGWLSGER